Proteins from one bacterium genomic window:
- a CDS encoding site-specific DNA-methyltransferase, with translation MPRKASKKKRISVEAYSHADKKRKNNPPVGLVSSQTDKLNGITKYAHDPHIDPYLSWAGKQEGNEVNVRNLSLHIHERIDPMRIVKSFLKEEELNQQATLFDAFEKKLTIGKAFEFYHHAQDWTNRLIAGDSLLVMNSLLQKEGMAGEVQMIYVDPPFGITYNSNFQPFVNRKDVKDRDEDLPSEPETIKAFRDTWELGIHSYLSYLKDRFLLARELLSDSGSIFVQIGDENIHHVRELLDEVFGSQNFFSLITFRTTSGLGSKGLTGIANYLLWYAKDRNKIKYRQLFKEKDSTEGAFGYAHLPSGERRSLSAEEIHNPSLLPKGSKIFSSADLVSSGLTASCVFDYEFEGRTFKPGRNRSWKTNLEGMKKLEAAKRLVAFGNTLRFVNYFDDFPVSKYTNVWTDTVGELKKIYAVQTSKEILKRCILMTTDPSDIVFDPTCGSGTTAHVAEQWGRRWITCDTSRVAITLAKQRLMTSYFDHYQLAHPTEGVGSGFVYRKVPHITIKSIANNELDKQEILYDQPVIDTSKVRVASPFTVEAVPGLRVKPFDGSQQKVTTTGEDIARTGETANQAVWRDELKSSGIRAVGGSIINFSRIEPMAGTKYLHAEGEILDEKGKQKKAVISFGPDYGPLEQRQVEEAINEARILADKPELVIFAAFHFDPEASKDIDEMKWPGVSILKAQMSVDLLTSDLRKKRSSSQSYWLIGQPDIEVVKSKGGTYKVRVNGFDYYNPVTGEIDSGDTTRIAMWMLDTDYDEQSILPVQVFFPMKDEKRDWTGLAKTLNGAVNEEVMDSFIGVESLPFKVGEHKKVAIKIIDDRGIESFVIKKL, from the coding sequence ATGCCACGCAAAGCATCAAAAAAGAAAAGAATATCAGTTGAGGCATATTCACACGCGGATAAAAAGCGAAAGAATAATCCGCCGGTCGGTCTTGTGTCATCACAAACCGACAAGTTGAATGGCATTACAAAATACGCGCACGATCCGCATATTGATCCGTATCTCTCTTGGGCTGGTAAACAAGAAGGCAACGAAGTCAATGTCCGCAATTTGAGTTTACATATTCACGAGCGCATTGATCCTATGCGTATTGTAAAATCATTTTTGAAAGAAGAAGAACTCAATCAACAGGCGACACTCTTTGACGCTTTTGAGAAAAAACTCACGATTGGTAAGGCGTTTGAGTTTTATCATCACGCGCAAGATTGGACGAACCGTCTTATCGCTGGTGATTCGCTCCTTGTGATGAATAGCTTGCTACAAAAAGAGGGTATGGCTGGCGAAGTTCAGATGATTTATGTAGACCCTCCCTTCGGTATAACATACAACTCAAATTTTCAGCCGTTCGTTAATCGTAAAGATGTTAAGGACAGAGATGAGGATTTACCATCCGAGCCGGAAACCATTAAAGCGTTTCGTGATACATGGGAGTTGGGTATACACTCTTATCTTTCTTATTTGAAAGATCGTTTCCTTCTCGCTCGTGAGTTGTTAAGCGATTCCGGTTCAATTTTTGTCCAAATTGGAGACGAAAACATCCACCATGTCAGAGAATTACTTGATGAAGTATTCGGTAGTCAAAACTTTTTTTCTCTTATTACTTTTAGAACAACAAGTGGACTTGGAAGTAAAGGACTAACTGGTATTGCTAACTATCTGCTTTGGTATGCGAAGGATAGAAATAAAATTAAATATCGCCAACTGTTTAAAGAGAAAGATTCAACCGAAGGAGCGTTTGGTTATGCTCACCTTCCAAGTGGAGAACGACGCAGTTTATCGGCCGAGGAAATACATAACCCTTCACTTCTCCCTAAAGGCAGTAAAATATTTAGCTCGGCAGACCTTGTTTCTTCAGGTTTAACAGCAAGTTGTGTTTTTGATTATGAATTTGAAGGAAGAACCTTTAAGCCCGGAAGAAATCGGAGTTGGAAGACCAATCTTGAAGGTATGAAAAAATTGGAGGCCGCAAAGCGGTTGGTAGCGTTCGGCAACACATTAAGATTTGTAAATTATTTTGATGATTTTCCAGTTAGTAAATATACTAATGTTTGGACTGATACAGTTGGCGAACTAAAAAAGATTTATGCCGTTCAAACATCAAAAGAGATTTTGAAAAGATGTATTTTGATGACTACTGATCCAAGCGATATAGTGTTTGACCCAACATGCGGAAGCGGCACTACTGCTCATGTAGCCGAACAGTGGGGTCGTCGCTGGATAACTTGCGACACCTCGCGCGTTGCTATTACGCTTGCGAAACAACGACTTATGACTTCTTATTTTGACCACTATCAACTTGCTCATCCAACCGAAGGAGTAGGAAGCGGTTTTGTATATAGGAAAGTTCCTCATATCACAATTAAATCAATCGCAAACAATGAATTAGACAAACAGGAAATTCTTTATGACCAGCCAGTAATTGACACAAGTAAAGTCCGTGTAGCCAGTCCATTTACAGTTGAAGCTGTTCCCGGACTTCGTGTTAAACCATTTGACGGAAGTCAGCAGAAAGTTACTACAACCGGCGAAGACATTGCGCGCACCGGAGAAACAGCGAATCAGGCAGTATGGCGCGACGAGTTGAAGTCGTCCGGTATCCGAGCCGTGGGCGGGAGTATCATCAATTTTTCTCGTATTGAACCGATGGCGGGGACAAAGTATTTACACGCCGAAGGTGAAATTTTAGACGAGAAAGGAAAACAGAAAAAAGCGGTTATCAGTTTCGGCCCGGATTACGGCCCGCTTGAGCAACGCCAAGTAGAGGAAGCTATCAACGAGGCGCGCATTTTAGCCGATAAACCGGAACTCGTCATCTTTGCGGCATTTCATTTTGACCCCGAAGCGTCAAAGGATATTGATGAGATGAAATGGCCGGGTGTTTCCATACTCAAAGCGCAGATGAGCGTTGATCTTCTAACTTCGGATTTACGCAAGAAGCGTTCGTCCAGCCAAAGCTACTGGCTTATTGGCCAGCCGGACATTGAGGTTGTTAAAAGCAAAGGCGGCACATACAAGGTGCGCGTTAATGGATTTGATTACTATAATCCCGTTACGGGCGAGATTGATTCCGGCGATACCACTCGGATTGCGATGTGGATGTTGGATACTGATTACGACGAGCAAAGTATTTTACCCGTTCAAGTTTTCTTCCCAATGAAAGATGAAAAGCGGGATTGGACTGGTCTTGCGAAAACTTTGAACGGCGCGGTGAACGAAGAAGTAATGGATTCGTTTATTGGTGTTGAATCACTGCCGTTTAAGGTGGGCGAACATAAAAAAGTTGCCATCAAAATTATTGACGACCGAGGTATTGAATCGTTTGTCATCAAAAAATTATGA
- a CDS encoding helix-turn-helix transcriptional regulator has protein sequence MPDISIKFGKRVREIRLKKEMSQGSLAKVLGVHPTYISGIERGVRNMALRNIERVAKALGVPIEDLIK, from the coding sequence ATGCCTGATATCTCAATCAAATTTGGAAAGCGCGTTCGTGAGATCCGCCTGAAGAAAGAAATGTCTCAAGGCAGCCTCGCCAAGGTTTTAGGTGTACACCCAACCTACATTAGCGGCATTGAGAGAGGTGTAAGAAATATGGCCCTTAGAAATATCGAACGAGTAGCAAAAGCATTAGGCGTGCCTATTGAGGATTTAATTAAATAA
- a CDS encoding endonuclease/exonuclease/phosphatase family protein → MRKFICTIIFLALLFVSPNTVCYSDPSVSLSSTTQIRIGTFNIEKLGKDNPYQVKNAAIILKNYDIVAIQEVMNTGATKNNPLGGKGIEALQEIVAHLGEDWDYVVSPEPNGTANAEKSKAFSTFEYYAFLYRKSKIELVKDSAHVWNESENKMSGLNDQERQFDREPFIASFRAKDGNFDFTIITIHAASPAAQWRKDEIGRLVFVYKTVQDSDESQNDVFLMGDFNTNVDKKEWDSFKSLPNIKHVLISKDVTTLDKARGRLSKSQYDTMWYQDIYSDEDIVPDSAHVHRAWEEDLQTPQGVKIPKKIKGRENKGIWLYGAYASDHLPLTVLLWNNRDADNFEHR, encoded by the coding sequence ATGCGTAAATTTATATGCACGATCATTTTCCTTGCCCTCCTTTTTGTTTCTCCAAATACTGTTTGCTACTCTGATCCTTCTGTTTCCCTTAGCTCAACTACTCAAATCCGGATCGGCACCTTTAACATCGAGAAGCTCGGCAAAGACAATCCGTATCAAGTGAAAAATGCAGCAATAATCCTCAAGAATTATGACATCGTTGCGATTCAAGAAGTCATGAATACCGGCGCCACAAAAAATAACCCTTTAGGCGGAAAGGGTATAGAAGCCTTGCAGGAGATAGTTGCTCATCTCGGTGAAGATTGGGACTATGTTGTCAGTCCCGAGCCGAATGGAACGGCAAACGCTGAAAAAAGCAAGGCATTCAGTACCTTCGAGTATTATGCTTTCCTTTACAGAAAGTCAAAAATTGAACTTGTTAAAGATTCGGCCCATGTGTGGAATGAATCTGAAAATAAAATGTCCGGATTGAACGATCAAGAAAGGCAGTTTGACAGAGAGCCTTTTATTGCCTCATTTAGAGCAAAAGACGGCAATTTCGACTTTACCATTATTACCATTCATGCCGCTTCGCCCGCCGCACAATGGAGAAAAGACGAAATAGGAAGACTTGTTTTCGTATACAAGACGGTACAGGATTCAGACGAGAGCCAAAATGACGTTTTCCTCATGGGCGACTTCAATACGAACGTAGACAAGAAAGAGTGGGACTCTTTTAAAAGTCTGCCCAACATAAAGCACGTCTTAATATCGAAAGACGTGACAACACTTGATAAGGCGAGGGGCAGGCTATCCAAGAGCCAATATGACACGATGTGGTATCAGGACATTTATAGCGATGAGGATATCGTTCCAGACTCGGCGCATGTGCATAGAGCGTGGGAAGAGGATTTGCAAACGCCACAGGGAGTTAAAATTCCTAAGAAGATTAAGGGTAGGGAAAATAAAGGGATTTGGTTATATGGCGCATATGCCTCTGATCACTTGCCGTTAACTGTGTTGCTGTGGAATAACAGAGATGCCGATAATTTTGAGCATAGATAG
- the traT gene encoding complement resistance protein TraT — MYYKIPRFAVVCFLLVSVAVTFSGCAGTIEAISNRQMTLSAQMSETIFIDPESLAKNNSIFVRVTNTSDFQEIDFAELLKSKISSRGYVVTNDVSKAGHILQANLLYMGAQKQDLTAEGMLVGGFGGGLAGSNVRGGWRGPVAGGVAGTLVGSVIGGVVGSMIHVDTYLGAVDIQIKERVEGGVKGMMKTNTTYGSATSFTSERQVDSGHQEYRTRIVVTAKQTNIDRAKACAAIADRLAVQVGGMF; from the coding sequence ATGTATTACAAAATTCCGAGATTCGCAGTCGTATGTTTTTTATTGGTCTCTGTAGCAGTTACTTTTTCCGGATGCGCCGGGACCATAGAAGCGATAAGCAACCGGCAGATGACCCTCTCCGCACAAATGTCGGAGACGATATTCATCGATCCCGAAAGTCTCGCCAAGAACAACAGCATTTTTGTCCGGGTCACCAATACCTCGGATTTTCAGGAGATAGACTTCGCGGAGCTGTTAAAAAGCAAAATTTCCTCCCGAGGGTATGTCGTAACTAACGATGTGAGCAAAGCAGGTCATATCCTTCAGGCCAATCTCCTTTATATGGGCGCGCAAAAGCAGGACTTGACCGCCGAGGGCATGCTTGTCGGAGGCTTTGGCGGCGGGTTGGCGGGTTCCAATGTCAGAGGCGGCTGGAGAGGCCCCGTTGCCGGAGGAGTGGCAGGCACCCTTGTGGGGTCTGTCATCGGCGGAGTCGTGGGGTCGATGATCCATGTCGATACCTATTTGGGCGCGGTAGACATTCAAATCAAAGAAAGAGTCGAGGGGGGAGTCAAAGGCATGATGAAGACCAATACCACCTACGGCTCCGCGACCAGCTTTACGTCGGAGAGGCAAGTTGATTCAGGACATCAGGAATATAGGACGCGCATCGTGGTCACGGCAAAGCAGACGAACATCGACAGAGCGAAAGCCTGCGCGGCCATAGCGGACAGATTGGCAGTCCAAGTGGGAGGGATGTTTTAA
- a CDS encoding helix-turn-helix transcriptional regulator — MPKDIRVRFAKHLKQLRERRKYTISQLAKRSGVSRQHIRDLELDVPQKRVTIVTLEKLAKGLGVPMWELLRLRD; from the coding sequence ATGCCGAAGGATATACGAGTCAGGTTCGCCAAGCACCTCAAACAACTGCGGGAGCGAAGAAAGTATACGATCTCTCAATTGGCTAAACGGTCGGGGGTAAGCAGGCAGCACATTCGAGATCTTGAGCTCGATGTGCCTCAGAAAAGGGTGACGATCGTTACTCTTGAAAAACTCGCTAAGGGGCTGGGCGTTCCGATGTGGGAATTGCTTCGTTTGCGGGATTAA
- a CDS encoding recombinase family protein, with protein MPKNVHEGNGLKKQVGIWIRVSTEDQAKGESPEHHEKRASYYAESKGWDVKTVYHLEAVSGKTVFNHPETQRMLSDVRKGTITGLIFSKLARLARNTKELLEFAEIFRECNADLISLQESIDTSSPAGRLLYTMISALAQWERDEIAERVAASVPIRAKLGKPLGGAAPFGYQWKDKKLIPAPNEVPIRKQMYELFLEHRRKKVVARLLNEAGYRTRNNSKFSDTTVDRLLRDSTAKGLHRANYSKTLDRKRHWEVKPEKDWVFTEVEPIISPELWQRCNHILEEQGKSRKRVSRTAVQLFAGYAVCACKGQMYVLSNYPNKYVCRKCRNKITISDLEEIYLEELKGFFMSPEDIEKYLHGAEDTIKDKAELMQALEREYQKIKKEMDETYDLYMAKQITKEGFGKRYLPLEEKEKQLEDEMPRVQAEIDFLKINYLSSDEILAEGKGLYGNWSRLEFAEKRKIIENITESIVIGKDEVEVNLFYLPSTKKVAKELQNHILALPFCHIRRTAQKPPDPAYPKSLTTIGDHVKKRRLDLGLFQKQAAAQIGADEMTICHWELGLTEPEIRFIPKIIEFLGYNPLPEAQTLTEQIIHCRKTLGLSQAQLARRLGVDPGTLARWETGNRGLGEKHLGVIQRWLESFGVKMV; from the coding sequence ATGCCTAAGAATGTACATGAGGGAAATGGATTAAAAAAGCAAGTCGGCATATGGATCAGAGTATCGACCGAAGATCAGGCAAAAGGAGAGAGCCCAGAGCACCATGAAAAGCGAGCCAGCTATTACGCCGAATCGAAGGGGTGGGACGTAAAAACAGTGTATCATCTTGAAGCCGTGAGCGGGAAGACCGTCTTCAATCATCCAGAAACTCAGAGAATGTTAAGCGACGTTCGCAAGGGAACGATCACCGGCCTTATTTTTTCCAAACTCGCTCGGCTTGCACGGAACACCAAAGAACTTTTGGAATTCGCCGAAATCTTTAGAGAGTGCAATGCTGACTTGATCAGCTTGCAAGAATCAATCGATACAAGCAGTCCCGCCGGACGCCTCCTGTATACCATGATTAGTGCGCTTGCCCAATGGGAACGAGATGAAATTGCGGAACGCGTCGCTGCCTCCGTGCCCATCAGGGCAAAATTGGGGAAACCCTTGGGGGGAGCGGCGCCTTTTGGCTATCAGTGGAAGGACAAGAAACTTATCCCAGCTCCGAACGAGGTGCCGATTCGAAAACAGATGTACGAGCTTTTCTTGGAACACAGGCGAAAGAAGGTTGTTGCGCGTCTTTTGAACGAAGCCGGTTATCGAACGAGGAACAATTCAAAATTCTCGGACACGACCGTTGACCGGCTCTTGAGAGACTCCACTGCTAAAGGACTGCACCGCGCCAATTACAGTAAAACGCTTGATAGAAAGAGGCATTGGGAAGTAAAGCCGGAGAAAGACTGGGTTTTCACGGAAGTCGAGCCCATCATTTCTCCCGAACTGTGGCAGCGATGCAATCACATTCTTGAGGAACAGGGAAAGTCACGAAAACGGGTATCGAGAACGGCCGTACAGTTGTTTGCCGGATATGCGGTCTGCGCCTGCAAGGGTCAGATGTACGTCCTTTCCAATTACCCCAACAAATACGTATGCCGCAAGTGCCGAAACAAAATCACTATTTCCGACCTTGAGGAAATCTACCTTGAGGAACTGAAAGGGTTCTTCATGTCCCCTGAGGATATAGAGAAGTACCTTCACGGGGCGGAAGACACCATCAAGGACAAAGCGGAACTGATGCAGGCCTTGGAGAGGGAGTATCAGAAGATTAAAAAGGAAATGGATGAAACATATGACCTGTATATGGCCAAACAGATCACCAAGGAAGGGTTCGGCAAGCGCTACTTACCCTTGGAGGAGAAAGAAAAGCAACTGGAAGATGAGATGCCGCGCGTTCAGGCCGAAATCGACTTCTTGAAGATTAACTACCTCTCATCGGATGAAATCCTTGCTGAGGGAAAGGGGTTGTACGGGAACTGGTCCCGGCTTGAATTTGCGGAGAAACGCAAGATTATAGAGAACATTACGGAAAGCATTGTCATTGGGAAGGATGAAGTGGAAGTCAACCTCTTTTATTTGCCCTCCACTAAGAAAGTGGCCAAAGAGCTTCAGAACCACATCCTTGCGTTGCCTTTTTGCCATATCAGGCGTACCGCCCAAAAGCCGCCTGATCCGGCCTATCCCAAGAGCCTTACCACCATCGGAGACCATGTTAAGAAGCGCAGGTTAGACCTTGGGCTGTTCCAGAAACAGGCGGCCGCACAAATTGGCGCCGATGAAATGACCATCTGCCACTGGGAACTAGGGCTTACCGAACCCGAAATCCGCTTTATTCCCAAGATCATTGAATTCTTAGGCTACAATCCATTGCCAGAGGCCCAGACACTCACAGAGCAAATCATACATTGTCGGAAGACCCTAGGCCTGTCCCAAGCACAACTGGCGAGGCGTTTAGGCGTTGATCCGGGGACGTTGGCAAGGTGGGAAACAGGTAACCGAGGGCTGGGGGAAAAGCATTTAGGCGTAATCCAGCGATGGCTTGAAAGTTTTGGTGTCAAAATGGTGTGA
- a CDS encoding type IV secretion system DNA-binding domain-containing protein — protein MALAEDIYESQIVKATRRFYEWEYGGRGIQSFDFHVLPEPPFVSFPGYYSTQPSIDDGRRKTFLSSVTDQVFGLLVSRRKNTASDAPEEAEPLDIESNRASYTLPHEIQITLPAASQVSKEVFEQFLLSLSYCAHPLVFEIIGLSDSITVQIVVSDGDLGQVRAQLSAHFPEASMSIRSDFFRNSWRGVKGDGETAIVDFGLAQEFMLPLATSRKLDPDPFIGIMGALSEMRDGEAAVFQVIFEPVCAPWAESILQAVICPDGTPFFMNAPDFAAQAKTKVEKPLYAAVVRIAARSTRMDRSREIVKALAGSLSVFSNPTGNELIPLEDDERYSLEDRENDLIARKSRRSGMILNSDELISIVHLPSDSVKTEKLNRRAKKTKAAPKTALNHNLVLGENVHLGETRMVTLNSNQRVRHTHVIGASGTGKSTLLLNLILQDIRNGEGIAVLDPHGDLVNTILEHIPEERFEDVIVLDPSDEEYAIGFNILSAHSELEKNLLASDLVAVFRRLSTAWGDQMTSVFSNAVIAFLESTRGGTLADLRRFLIEPSFRTEFLKTVTDPEVVYYWTRAYPLLSGRPQAPIITRLDAFLRPKPIRNMVSQKENRLNFAEIMNGGKILLARLSQGAIGEENAYLFGSLLVSKFHQLVMGRQETREEDRRDFWLYIDEFQNFSTPSMASILSGARKYRLGLTLAHQELRQLEARDPDVASAVLANACTRICFRLGDQDARKLENGFSFFKSDDMQSLGIGEAVCRIERADFDFNLTTALLPRVDKTIAEEKRRRIIALSREKYGIRRENLPIEPRMEFEVEKPSIVQPKKEEVRVLKEDIPSARESAPIHAIAERKRSPIPVQPGRGGREHKYLQFLIKKQADDLGYLSVIEKSILDGKGSVDVALQKGECSIACQICVTTPVDQEAANVKKCLSAGFQYVTVISADPRKLEQLRNAIALEVTEEDRERVCFFSPEQLLPFMQEIAMKSMSTEKTVKGYKLKTNYRPTDSAEIREQAIVRVVANSLKKLKELKK, from the coding sequence ATGGCATTGGCAGAAGATATATACGAATCGCAAATCGTCAAAGCCACCCGCCGGTTTTACGAATGGGAATATGGGGGCAGAGGAATACAATCTTTTGATTTTCATGTTCTTCCTGAGCCTCCGTTCGTATCGTTTCCCGGATATTACTCAACCCAACCCTCCATCGATGACGGACGCAGGAAGACTTTTTTAAGTAGCGTGACAGATCAAGTGTTTGGTCTGCTTGTCTCGCGAAGAAAGAATACGGCGAGCGATGCTCCCGAAGAGGCGGAACCGCTTGATATCGAATCCAACAGGGCGTCATATACTTTGCCTCATGAGATTCAGATAACCCTGCCCGCCGCATCCCAAGTTTCCAAAGAAGTCTTTGAACAATTTTTGTTGAGCCTGTCGTATTGCGCGCACCCGCTTGTTTTCGAAATCATCGGTTTGTCCGATTCGATCACGGTTCAAATCGTCGTTTCGGATGGTGATCTGGGTCAGGTAAGGGCCCAGCTCTCCGCGCATTTCCCGGAAGCCTCCATGTCTATCCGTTCCGATTTCTTTAGAAATTCATGGAGAGGCGTCAAAGGCGATGGAGAGACTGCCATAGTTGATTTCGGACTTGCTCAGGAGTTCATGTTGCCGCTTGCAACTTCACGTAAGTTAGACCCCGATCCATTTATCGGAATCATGGGAGCATTGTCGGAGATGCGGGATGGAGAAGCCGCTGTATTTCAGGTGATTTTCGAGCCGGTTTGCGCGCCGTGGGCTGAAAGCATTTTGCAAGCAGTCATCTGTCCCGACGGCACGCCATTCTTTATGAACGCCCCGGATTTTGCCGCTCAAGCCAAGACAAAAGTCGAAAAGCCTTTATACGCCGCAGTTGTGCGCATTGCCGCGCGAAGCACGCGAATGGATAGGTCAAGAGAGATCGTGAAGGCGCTTGCGGGAAGTCTGTCGGTCTTTTCAAATCCCACCGGCAACGAATTGATTCCGCTTGAAGACGATGAACGGTATAGTTTAGAAGACCGCGAGAATGATTTGATCGCAAGGAAATCGAGAAGAAGCGGCATGATTCTCAATAGTGATGAACTAATTTCCATTGTCCATCTGCCCTCGGATTCAGTGAAAACGGAAAAACTTAACCGGAGGGCAAAGAAGACCAAAGCCGCGCCCAAGACGGCGTTAAACCATAACTTGGTTCTCGGGGAAAACGTTCATCTCGGCGAGACTCGAATGGTTACCTTAAACTCGAACCAAAGAGTGCGTCATACGCATGTAATCGGCGCGAGTGGTACCGGCAAGAGCACGTTGCTGCTTAATCTCATTTTGCAGGATATCCGCAATGGGGAAGGAATTGCCGTTCTTGATCCGCATGGTGACTTAGTGAACACCATATTGGAACACATTCCGGAAGAACGCTTCGAGGACGTCATCGTCCTCGACCCATCGGATGAAGAATACGCAATCGGCTTTAACATTTTGTCCGCGCATTCCGAGCTCGAGAAGAATTTGCTTGCCTCCGATCTCGTCGCCGTTTTCCGCAGGCTTTCGACAGCATGGGGAGACCAGATGACATCCGTATTCTCGAATGCGGTGATCGCATTTCTCGAAAGCACACGCGGCGGCACATTAGCCGATTTGCGCAGGTTTCTCATCGAGCCGTCCTTCAGAACGGAATTTTTGAAAACAGTCACCGACCCCGAGGTTGTCTATTATTGGACCCGTGCTTATCCGCTTTTGTCCGGAAGACCCCAAGCCCCGATTATTACCCGGCTTGACGCTTTTCTTCGTCCGAAGCCTATCCGCAATATGGTTTCCCAAAAAGAAAACCGTCTCAACTTTGCTGAAATCATGAACGGCGGAAAGATTCTTCTCGCCAGACTTTCGCAGGGAGCCATCGGAGAGGAGAACGCCTATCTTTTCGGCAGTCTGCTCGTTTCCAAATTTCATCAGCTCGTCATGGGGAGACAAGAAACAAGAGAAGAAGACCGGCGGGACTTCTGGCTGTATATCGATGAATTCCAAAATTTCTCCACGCCTTCTATGGCATCTATTCTCTCCGGCGCCCGAAAATATCGTTTAGGGCTGACGCTTGCGCATCAGGAATTACGGCAGTTGGAAGCGCGCGACCCGGATGTCGCGAGCGCGGTGCTTGCGAACGCGTGTACCCGCATTTGTTTTCGTTTGGGAGACCAAGACGCGAGAAAACTGGAGAACGGTTTTTCTTTTTTCAAGTCGGATGACATGCAGAGCTTGGGAATCGGAGAGGCTGTCTGCCGAATCGAGCGGGCCGACTTTGATTTCAATCTGACGACTGCACTTCTCCCGAGGGTTGACAAGACGATTGCCGAGGAGAAGCGGCGGCGAATCATCGCTCTTTCGAGAGAGAAATACGGCATTCGACGAGAGAACTTGCCAATTGAACCGAGAATGGAATTTGAAGTTGAAAAGCCGTCAATTGTTCAACCGAAGAAGGAAGAAGTCAGAGTTCTAAAAGAAGACATTCCGTCTGCAAGAGAATCCGCGCCGATCCATGCGATTGCCGAGAGAAAGAGATCTCCCATACCAGTTCAGCCGGGGAGAGGAGGCAGGGAGCATAAGTACCTTCAGTTTCTCATAAAAAAACAGGCGGATGATTTGGGGTATCTTTCCGTGATCGAGAAATCCATTCTCGACGGCAAAGGAAGCGTCGATGTCGCGCTTCAAAAAGGGGAGTGTTCCATCGCCTGCCAGATTTGCGTAACGACGCCGGTGGATCAGGAGGCGGCCAACGTTAAAAAGTGTTTGTCCGCAGGATTCCAATATGTTACGGTAATATCCGCTGATCCCAGAAAACTCGAACAGTTAAGAAATGCTATCGCGTTGGAAGTTACCGAAGAGGATAGAGAGCGGGTGTGTTTCTTTTCTCCCGAACAACTCTTACCCTTCATGCAGGAAATCGCGATGAAATCAATGAGCACCGAAAAGACGGTGAAGGGATATAAATTAAAGACAAATTATCGCCCGACTGACAGCGCAGAAATCCGCGAGCAGGCGATTGTGAGGGTCGTTGCCAATTCTTTAAAGAAACTCAAAGAGCTGAAGAAGTGA
- a CDS encoding PspC domain-containing protein, protein MENKKKLHRSTKTKILGGVCGGIAETYELDPTLVRLGTLLLGVVTGVFPMILAYFVAWVIMPEEAV, encoded by the coding sequence ATGGAAAATAAGAAAAAATTGCACCGCTCAACTAAAACCAAGATTCTGGGGGGTGTATGCGGAGGTATTGCGGAGACATATGAGCTTGATCCGACTCTTGTGCGCCTCGGAACACTCCTTTTGGGTGTTGTAACGGGTGTTTTTCCGATGATTTTGGCCTATTTCGTAGCCTGGGTCATTATGCCGGAAGAGGCAGTTTAA